From Toxorhynchites rutilus septentrionalis strain SRP chromosome 2, ASM2978413v1, whole genome shotgun sequence, a single genomic window includes:
- the LOC129765755 gene encoding uncharacterized protein LOC129765755, which yields MAKHHHHHNVNRSPRLSYLASHSQSQSFISEGGEMTELMSLDESDNLLNERYGGSGSAIQVISGSAYNGANPGPLATGSHQQQRFDELGMGYGDGSYSNKLMSPAVTIVEMTAGGLLPNATNRREKNFKHKSATAAALAASGEQTPLNAIGLQLSVDRGGPQEWGEATRSYVRAQRRHAGRATFQGQVYNFLERPAGYKCIVYHITV from the exons AtggcaaaacatcatcatcatcataacgTCAACCGGTCCCCGCGGCTGAGCTACCTGGCCTCCCACTCGCAGTCGCAATCGTTCATAAGCGAGGGCGGCGAAATGACCGAGCTGATGTCGCTGGACGAGTCGGACAATTTGCTAAACGAGCGATACGGCGGATCCGGATCGGCCATTCAGGTCATCAGTGGCAGTGCCTATAATGGGGCCAATCCGGGACCGTTGGCCACCGGAAGCCATCAACAGCAGCGTTTCGATGAGCTCGGTATGGGCTACGGGGACGGGAGCTACAGCAACAAGCTGATGTCACCGGCGGTGACAATTGTCGAGATGACCGCTGGGGGATTGCTCCCGAATGCGACCAATCGCCGGGAGAAAAacttcaagcataaatcggcgACGGCGGCAGCTCTGGCAGCCTCCGGTGAGCAGACACCACTCAACGCAATTG GTCTGCAACTATCAGTGGATCGCGGTGGCCCACAGGAATGGGGCGAAGCCACTCGAAGCTACGTGAGAGCCCAGCGGCGACATGCTGGACGGGCGACCTTCCAGGGCCAGGTGTACAATTTCTTGGAGCGCCCCGCCGGCTACAAGTGTATTGTTTATCATATCACAGTGTAA